In Dermacentor variabilis isolate Ectoservices chromosome 7, ASM5094787v1, whole genome shotgun sequence, a genomic segment contains:
- the LOC142588022 gene encoding uncharacterized protein LOC142588022 produces MTPLLKTVVLDAARTNLSSSTSTLQSTTKEQALPVAPCGLGGCAQTQIAKPFTLVMQVGKAYSLFCKESSNYFLLQLPSPHCCLLVALECSHVIRALLMMSGDIESNPGPYSNALLVELKNLSAGQLKLISQVQDLKVHLLSTEKAIADMGKRMTDLEGDYQNLVSLRSDFEAVRTSTAQVATVVHRLETRIDDAENQSRRNNLIFYGLPESTGSEAFAQTEQLIIKHCHDHLNISIELKEIERAHRLGHRTGTNRHRPVIAKFTFHKTKELILSNGRKFKGTSFSIGEDFTRSVQNARRHLITFAKSKSLPFSLRFKTLHMGHKRYVYDEQTQSVKEII; encoded by the coding sequence atgacaccgctactgaagacggtggtgctcgatgcagcacggacgaacctgtcgtcatcgacatcaaccttacagtcaactacaaaagagcaggcactaccTGTGGCGCCTTGTGGactcggcggctgtgcacagacgcagatcgctaaaccattcactcttgtcatgcaggttgGTAAAGCTTACAGTCTTTTTTGTAAGGAGTCTAGCAATTATTTCCTGCTTCAGCTGCCGAGCCCGCACTGCTGCCTTCTTGTCGCTCTTGAGTGCTCTCATGTAATTCGTGCCTTGTTGATGATGTCGGGCGATATCGAAAGCAACCCGGGGCCTTACTCCAACGCTTTACTAGTTGAATTGAAGAATTTGTCTGCTGGACAGTTGAAATTAATCAGTCAGGTTCAAGACCTGAAAGTTCATTTATTGTCGACGGAAAAGGCTATTGCTGATATGGGCAAGCGCATGACTGACCTAGAGGGTGATTATCAAAATCTTGTCTCCCTGCGCTCTGACTTTGAAGCCGTCAGAACGTCTACCGCTCAAGTGGCCACAGTGGTACACAGGCTTGAaacgcgtattgatgacgccgaGAACCAGTCACGACGCAATAATCTTATTTTTTATGGCCTCCCTGAATCAACTGGATCAGAGGCGTTTGCCCAGACCGAGCAACTTATCATCAAGCACTGCCACGATCATCTTAATATTAGCATCGAGCTGAAGGAAATTGAGCGCGCACATCGTCTCGGTCATCGCACAGGTACTAACCGCCACCGTCCTGTCATAGCAAAATTCACCTTCCATAAAACAAAAGAATTGAttctttctaacggccgcaagttCAAAGGAACCAGCTTCAGCATTGGAGAGGATTTCACTCGTTCCGTACAAAACGCTCGCAGGCACCTCATAACTTTCGCGAAAAGCAAATCATTACCTTTTTCTTTGCGATTCAAAACACTGCATATGGGTCATAAGCGCTACGTCTACGACGAGCAAACGCAGTCTGTCAAAGAAATAATATAG